One segment of Rickettsiales bacterium Ac37b DNA contains the following:
- the thiE gene encoding Thiamine-phosphate synthase: MKFSSHILKQISRVAMHSNLRGIPDHLSTNLRQSMKLCLVTNRQEKSFSWLMDVVEKAAKGGVTMVQLREKDNIPDKDTIYLAELLLNILKEFNVPLIINDRVDICHITKAQGVHLGQSDMHPDKARKILGDKAIIGLSLENLEQAEIANRLTSINYVAASPVFHSNSKNDYNGLWGLQGLKELTQISKYPVMSIGGINLNNVSDIIGAGSKGVAVISAVQNQDNPELAAKLMYKEIDNSLRRYDNDRCR, translated from the coding sequence ATGAAATTTAGCTCACACATATTAAAACAAATTAGTCGAGTGGCAATGCATAGCAATTTGCGGGGAATCCCTGATCATTTATCTACTAATTTACGACAATCAATGAAATTGTGTCTAGTAACTAATAGGCAAGAGAAATCGTTTAGTTGGTTGATGGATGTGGTAGAAAAAGCTGCAAAAGGCGGAGTAACTATGGTACAACTACGAGAGAAAGATAATATACCTGATAAAGATACAATATATCTTGCAGAACTTCTTCTTAATATATTAAAAGAATTTAATGTACCTTTAATTATTAACGATAGAGTGGATATCTGCCATATTACTAAAGCACAAGGTGTACATTTAGGGCAAAGTGACATGCATCCAGATAAGGCAAGAAAAATTTTAGGAGATAAAGCAATTATAGGATTATCACTTGAGAATTTAGAGCAAGCAGAGATTGCGAATAGACTTACTTCAATTAATTATGTTGCTGCAAGTCCTGTATTTCATAGCAATAGCAAAAATGACTATAACGGATTATGGGGATTGCAAGGATTAAAGGAATTAACTCAAATCTCTAAATATCCTGTAATGTCTATAGGTGGAATTAACCTGAATAATGTCTCTGATATTATTGGAGCTGGTAGCAAAGGAGTTGCAGTTATTTCAGCAGTGCAGAATCAAGATAATCCTGAGTTAGCTGCAAAATTAATGTATAAAGAGATTGATAATAGTTTGAGAAGATATGACAATGATAGATGCAGATAA
- the lpxC gene encoding UDP-3-O-[3-hydroxymyristoyl] N-acetylglucosamine deacetylase, producing MLLNGPQCTIKNIIGCFGIGLHSGKNVSIKFLPAEANTGIIFKRTDIISGKNIIKASYELVSHTMLGTTITNEYGVKVCTIEHLMAAIWGAGINNLIIEIDAEEVPIMDGSSESFMFMIECAGINEQLQSKKIIEIIDTISVQDGNSTMSVEPSDEFSVSMEIDFTNTIISNQKYKFNSSQLSFKVDLCRARTFGFINDVEKLRQMGLALGGSLDNAIVVDGDKVLNKEGLRYKDEFVRHKVLDSIGDLYLSGYYIKGQFKGLRAGHGINNKILHNLFANKDAWRFMVAA from the coding sequence GTGCTATTAAATGGGCCACAATGTACAATTAAGAATATTATAGGATGTTTTGGTATAGGGTTACATAGTGGTAAAAATGTTTCTATAAAATTCCTTCCAGCAGAGGCCAATACTGGGATTATATTTAAACGTACTGACATTATCAGTGGAAAAAATATCATTAAAGCTTCATATGAACTTGTAAGTCATACTATGCTTGGAACAACAATTACCAATGAGTATGGAGTTAAGGTCTGCACAATAGAACATCTTATGGCTGCCATTTGGGGGGCAGGTATTAATAATTTAATTATTGAAATAGATGCTGAAGAAGTACCAATTATGGACGGTAGTTCTGAATCGTTTATGTTTATGATAGAATGTGCCGGTATAAACGAGCAATTACAATCCAAAAAAATTATTGAAATAATTGATACGATTTCTGTACAGGATGGAAATTCTACTATGTCTGTAGAGCCTAGCGATGAATTTTCAGTTAGTATGGAAATTGATTTTACCAACACTATTATATCTAATCAAAAATATAAATTTAACTCTAGTCAGCTCTCTTTTAAGGTGGATTTATGTCGTGCTAGAACATTTGGTTTTATAAATGATGTAGAGAAGTTGCGTCAGATGGGGTTAGCACTTGGTGGCTCTTTGGATAATGCAATAGTTGTAGACGGTGATAAGGTATTAAATAAAGAAGGCTTAAGATATAAAGACGAATTTGTACGTCATAAGGTGCTCGATTCAATAGGTGATTTATATTTATCTGGTTATTACATAAAGGGGCAATTTAAAGGATTACGTGCTGGACACGGAATAAACAATAAAATTTTGCATAACCTTTTTGCAAATAAAGATGCTTGGCGCTTTATGGTTGCAGCATAG
- a CDS encoding Spermidine synthase, which produces MDNKDYKKFLRSAHFIPLLFFFSGFSALIYQILWQRELFMSFGTNTEAVTVIVSIFMLGLGSGAIIGGIISKYYSRYCIRFFLIIEILIGAYGIISVDLIQFVANNIIADTILSITLRAYSIFIIPTLLMGATLPLLVTYLNQHYKNIGKTVGKLYALNSIGAAFAAFITTNLLLTLFDKKSIIYIAVGVNFLTAIIIYYFYKLNDPNVETSRLDEFQAINNTTKISIAKAAIISLFIGYISLSQEIIWFRALSFSTGGEPETFGLILTAFLLAIGIGALRAENLYHNKNKNLLYFIAYSLSISTLLFYTAFIAMHYLNSVILGSSYVVGYLMVGVCAYYIAPIFPILTHISNNGYEQTKSGFRVSLIYTANIIGSTLGPLITGFVLFDYFTLKQNIIILTFISIMLVLAITAFINNNYKSKILLYLGIIILLIIPENKLFSNFLENIQYVPILNNQSFKYTVENKSGIITVLGDNRGDIIYGGGVYDGKFNINLLTNSNGILRAYMVAALHPNPQKVLIIGLSSGSWTKVFSLYNKIQAIDVIEINPGYRELISRYPEVSSILYDKKIKIHYSDGRQWLKTHFQKFDMIVMNGSFYWRSNSTNLLSKEFFNIMKNHLNSEGVVYLNTTSSDNVVKTIAQVFNHVVRVENFVAASDAPFSLDRETKIENFLQFKNDQGESFCY; this is translated from the coding sequence ATGGATAATAAAGATTATAAGAAATTTTTAAGATCCGCACATTTTATTCCCTTATTATTCTTTTTTTCTGGGTTTTCTGCTCTCATTTATCAAATTTTATGGCAACGAGAATTATTTATGAGTTTTGGTACTAATACCGAAGCTGTAACTGTAATAGTATCGATTTTCATGTTAGGCTTAGGGAGTGGGGCAATAATAGGAGGTATAATAAGTAAATATTATAGCCGCTATTGCATTAGATTTTTTTTAATTATTGAAATTTTAATTGGGGCTTATGGCATAATTAGTGTAGACCTCATTCAATTTGTAGCAAATAACATAATAGCTGATACAATTTTGAGTATTACTTTAAGGGCATATAGCATATTTATAATACCTACACTTTTAATGGGTGCAACTTTACCGCTACTTGTGACGTATTTAAATCAGCATTATAAAAATATAGGAAAAACAGTTGGAAAACTATATGCTCTAAATAGTATAGGTGCAGCTTTTGCTGCTTTTATTACTACTAATCTGTTACTCACATTATTCGATAAAAAAAGCATAATATATATAGCTGTTGGAGTAAATTTCCTTACAGCAATAATTATATATTATTTTTATAAATTAAATGATCCTAATGTAGAAACATCTAGATTAGATGAATTTCAAGCAATAAATAATACTACCAAAATTTCAATTGCTAAAGCTGCTATAATTTCATTATTTATAGGTTATATTTCATTAAGCCAAGAGATTATATGGTTTCGTGCCTTAAGTTTTAGTACCGGCGGGGAACCAGAAACTTTTGGATTGATTTTGACCGCTTTTTTATTAGCTATTGGAATAGGAGCTTTAAGAGCAGAAAATCTTTACCATAATAAAAATAAAAATTTATTATATTTTATTGCTTACTCATTATCTATATCAACTTTATTATTTTATACAGCTTTTATAGCTATGCATTATTTAAATTCAGTTATTTTAGGATCAAGCTATGTGGTGGGTTATTTGATGGTAGGGGTGTGTGCTTATTATATAGCTCCTATTTTTCCTATATTAACCCATATTTCTAATAATGGTTATGAACAAACTAAGTCTGGTTTTAGAGTATCCCTAATTTATACTGCGAATATTATAGGATCAACGCTAGGACCGTTAATTACTGGATTTGTATTATTTGACTATTTTACTTTAAAACAGAATATAATAATATTAACTTTTATTTCTATTATGCTGGTACTAGCAATAACAGCTTTTATTAATAATAATTACAAAAGTAAGATATTATTATATTTAGGTATAATTATATTATTGATTATCCCAGAAAATAAATTATTTTCCAATTTTCTAGAAAATATACAATACGTTCCTATCTTAAATAACCAATCATTTAAATATACGGTAGAAAACAAAAGTGGCATTATTACAGTGCTTGGAGATAATAGGGGTGATATAATATATGGGGGAGGTGTGTATGATGGTAAATTTAATATTAATTTATTAACTAATAGTAATGGTATATTAAGAGCATATATGGTTGCAGCTTTGCACCCAAATCCTCAAAAAGTGTTAATTATAGGATTAAGCAGTGGTTCATGGACTAAAGTATTTTCCTTATATAACAAGATACAGGCTATAGATGTAATTGAAATTAACCCTGGATATCGAGAACTGATAAGTCGTTATCCTGAAGTCTCAAGCATTTTATATGATAAAAAAATAAAAATTCATTATAGTGATGGCCGGCAATGGTTAAAAACTCATTTCCAGAAATTTGATATGATTGTTATGAATGGTAGCTTTTATTGGAGAAGCAATTCTACCAATCTTCTTTCAAAGGAATTTTTTAATATCATGAAAAATCACCTAAATAGTGAAGGGGTAGTATATTTAAATACTACTAGTTCTGATAATGTAGTTAAAACTATTGCCCAAGTATTTAACCATGTAGTAAGAGTAGAAAATTTTGTAGCCGCAAGTGATGCACCTTTCTCTCTGGATAGAGAGACAAAGATAGAGAATTTTTTACAGTTTAAAAATGATCAGGGAGAAAGTTTTTGCTACTGA
- a CDS encoding Transposase, with product MAYSLDLRKKVIHYVNKGYTREEAARIFGIGERTIYRWLSRSKSGNLAATRAAKPWKKLDPIKLLNEVSKNSNWLLSDFAKVFNVSTAAICLAFKTLGITRKKRPHSIVNGMKQNGNYFWQLSQTIKRKI from the coding sequence ATGGCATATTCCTTAGATTTACGTAAAAAAGTAATTCACTATGTTAATAAAGGTTATACCAGAGAAGAAGCTGCAAGAATTTTTGGCATAGGTGAAAGAACAATTTATAGATGGTTATCGAGATCGAAATCCGGGAATTTAGCAGCCACACGAGCAGCTAAGCCATGGAAGAAGCTTGATCCAATCAAATTATTAAACGAGGTGTCTAAAAACAGCAATTGGCTATTATCTGATTTTGCAAAGGTTTTTAATGTGTCTACAGCTGCTATCTGTTTGGCATTCAAGACTTTGGGGATCACACGAAAAAAAAGACCACACTCTATCGTGAACGGGATGAAGCAAAACGGCAATTATTTTTGGCAGCTATCGCAAACTATAAAGCGGAAGATATAG
- the dxr gene encoding 1-deoxy-D-xylulose 5-phosphate reductoisomerase produces the protein MVKKISILGSTGSIGKNSVKLIYSQLEKFEVQALTSNQNVELLVKQALQLQAKLAVIADETLYNKLKLALEGTNIKVAAGISGLLEAACMENDLVISAIVGIAGLKPTMAAIEKGSNIALANKECLVCAGDIMTSYARAKQVQIIPVDSEHSAIFQLLGQDNINIEKIILTASGGPFRLYTQEQMLSITQEDALNHPTWQMGKKNTIDSATLINKGLELIEAHYLFNIEENKLDVIIHPESIIHSMIEFIDGAMFAQLSTPDMCIPISYALNWPSRGESQAQKIDFNTINKLTFERVNYNKFPGLKIAQEVLKAKGSLPVIMNVSNEVAVEAFINGQINFIDIVPLINESLCKLSSLTSPATIEDILEIEEITRNAVQAMIINRDNNVKAA, from the coding sequence GTGGTAAAAAAAATTAGTATCTTAGGATCTACAGGATCAATTGGTAAAAATTCTGTAAAATTAATTTATAGTCAATTAGAAAAATTTGAAGTACAAGCCTTAACTTCAAATCAAAATGTGGAGTTATTAGTAAAACAAGCTCTGCAATTACAAGCAAAATTAGCTGTAATTGCCGATGAGACTTTATACAATAAATTAAAGCTAGCTTTGGAAGGTACAAATATAAAGGTTGCTGCGGGAATATCAGGCCTATTAGAAGCGGCGTGCATGGAAAATGATTTAGTAATATCAGCTATTGTTGGAATTGCAGGACTTAAGCCAACTATGGCTGCTATTGAAAAAGGTTCTAATATTGCCCTTGCTAATAAAGAATGTTTGGTATGTGCTGGGGATATTATGACCTCTTATGCAAGAGCAAAGCAAGTGCAAATTATCCCAGTTGATTCAGAGCATAGTGCAATATTTCAGCTCTTAGGACAAGATAATATTAATATTGAAAAAATTATATTAACAGCTTCTGGAGGTCCATTTAGGTTATATACTCAAGAGCAAATGCTTTCTATTACTCAAGAAGATGCTTTAAATCATCCCACTTGGCAAATGGGCAAGAAAAATACTATTGATTCAGCTACCTTAATTAATAAAGGATTAGAATTAATAGAAGCGCATTATCTATTTAATATAGAAGAAAATAAGCTTGATGTAATTATACATCCTGAATCTATAATACATAGTATGATTGAGTTTATAGATGGGGCAATGTTTGCGCAATTAAGTACACCTGATATGTGTATACCTATATCATATGCTTTAAATTGGCCTAGTCGAGGAGAATCCCAAGCCCAAAAAATAGATTTTAATACTATCAATAAACTTACTTTTGAAAGAGTTAATTATAATAAATTTCCTGGATTAAAAATTGCTCAAGAAGTATTAAAAGCTAAAGGTTCATTACCAGTTATTATGAATGTGAGCAATGAAGTTGCAGTAGAAGCTTTTATCAATGGTCAGATTAATTTTATAGATATAGTCCCTTTAATTAATGAATCTTTATGTAAATTAAGCTCCTTAACCAGTCCGGCAACTATAGAAGATATATTAGAGATCGAAGAAATTACTAGAAACGCAGTTCAAGCAATGATTATAAACCGTGATAATAATGTAAAAGCAGCGTAA
- a CDS encoding HI0933 family flavoprotein produces the protein MKQQKFYEVIIVGAGAAGLMAAIAAGKRSKTVLLIEHTNKIGEKIRISGGGRCNFTNINTSSNNYLSENIHFAKSALASFTQHHFIKLVESYNIEYFEKTLGQLFCKNSSRQIIEMLLEECRRYQVEIKLNTIINQVTKNDYFSIASNMGEFNCRKLIIATGGLSIPQMGASNFGYELAKKFDLHIIPTKPALVPLTLKPEDKILLSKLSGISNKSIVKYLDKNFAENILFTHKGLSGPAILQISSYLENFNDKIVLIDLLPDINLHNLFLHDKNNKQTVANYLKPYLSNRLIEFFKQNNEIFAQKLTEIKKEKLIEIAKLLHNFQIVVTGSEGYNKAEVTKGGIDTEELSSKTMECKKVSNLYFVGEVVDVTGWLGGYNFQWAWSSGFVAGNSC, from the coding sequence ATGAAACAGCAAAAATTTTATGAAGTAATCATAGTAGGAGCGGGGGCTGCAGGACTCATGGCTGCAATAGCAGCCGGAAAAAGAAGTAAAACGGTTTTGTTAATTGAACATACTAATAAGATAGGAGAAAAAATTCGTATCTCTGGAGGAGGACGATGTAATTTTACTAACATAAATACTTCTAGCAATAATTATCTTAGCGAAAATATTCATTTTGCTAAATCTGCTTTAGCAAGTTTTACTCAACATCATTTTATTAAATTAGTTGAATCTTATAACATAGAATATTTTGAAAAAACTTTAGGGCAATTATTTTGTAAAAACTCGTCTAGACAAATTATAGAAATGTTGCTTGAGGAGTGTAGGCGGTATCAAGTAGAAATTAAGCTTAATACCATCATTAATCAAGTCACAAAAAATGATTATTTTAGTATTGCTAGTAACATGGGAGAATTTAATTGTAGGAAATTAATTATTGCAACAGGAGGGTTATCTATACCTCAAATGGGTGCTTCTAATTTTGGTTATGAACTAGCGAAGAAATTTGATCTGCATATTATTCCTACAAAACCTGCTTTAGTGCCTTTAACTTTAAAACCAGAGGATAAAATATTATTAAGTAAATTAAGCGGTATTTCAAATAAGTCTATTGTAAAATATTTGGATAAAAATTTTGCTGAAAATATATTATTTACTCATAAAGGTTTGAGTGGTCCTGCCATATTACAAATATCATCTTACTTAGAAAATTTTAATGATAAAATAGTGCTAATTGATTTATTACCAGATATAAATTTACATAACTTATTTTTGCACGATAAAAATAATAAACAAACTGTAGCTAATTATTTAAAACCTTATTTATCAAACCGATTAATAGAATTTTTTAAACAAAATAATGAAATATTTGCTCAAAAACTTACAGAAATAAAAAAAGAAAAATTAATTGAGATAGCTAAATTATTACATAATTTTCAAATTGTAGTCACCGGTAGCGAAGGATATAATAAAGCAGAAGTAACAAAGGGAGGCATAGATACCGAAGAATTATCTTCTAAAACTATGGAATGTAAGAAAGTCTCTAATTTATATTTTGTAGGAGAGGTGGTGGATGTCACTGGTTGGTTAGGAGGGTATAATTTTCAATGGGCATGGTCATCTGGATTTGTAGCAGGCAACTCTTGTTAA
- a CDS encoding Ankyrin repeat protein, giving the protein MNVFHQIASNHNSIALGIIAKIEKYLTKSDLNLYSDRNQNGETPFLLALSNSNYAIASELLSSQERMLKKFGYSENKSRKHIKKTINIGNNFNYTPLHELARTGFSQDMAKCLLKTILEKGANPNARDSNGNTPAHAIFNLSDYNKQTEEYEIVRIVVSRRSATQILDLLKKYNVDVAIQNKDGYTAYDLLAKTTDDFKKENNNYVYCIKEEPQTRSSRWQSIISSALETRNFVDRVESSQKQSNFYTR; this is encoded by the coding sequence TTGAACGTATTTCATCAAATTGCTTCTAATCACAATTCTATAGCCCTTGGTATAATAGCAAAAATTGAAAAATATCTAACTAAATCTGATCTCAATTTATATTCTGATCGTAATCAAAATGGTGAGACTCCTTTTTTACTTGCCTTATCTAATAGTAATTATGCTATTGCTAGTGAGTTATTGAGTTCGCAAGAACGTATGTTAAAAAAATTTGGATACTCAGAAAATAAAAGTAGAAAACACATAAAAAAAACTATTAATATAGGAAATAATTTTAATTATACCCCTTTACATGAACTAGCAAGAACTGGTTTTTCTCAGGATATGGCTAAATGCTTATTGAAAACTATATTAGAAAAAGGCGCCAATCCGAATGCTCGCGATTCTAATGGAAATACACCTGCGCATGCTATTTTTAATCTAAGTGACTATAATAAACAAACTGAAGAATATGAAATCGTAAGAATAGTAGTAAGTAGAAGGAGCGCTACTCAAATATTAGACTTACTTAAAAAATACAATGTGGATGTCGCAATACAAAATAAAGACGGATATACTGCTTATGATCTTTTAGCTAAAACAACAGATGACTTCAAGAAAGAGAATAATAATTATGTATATTGCATAAAGGAAGAACCTCAAACACGATCAAGCAGATGGCAATCTATTATAAGCTCTGCACTAGAAACAAGGAATTTTGTTGATAGGGTTGAATCTAGTCAAAAACAATCAAATTTCTATACAAGATAA
- the def1 gene encoding Peptide deformylase 1, with translation MSILPIVIAPNNIFKTKANLIANVNKEIQRFLDDMLETMYFNHAVGLGANMVGAIHQCVVVDLMQNGQKNPLIMVNPVVHITSEEKQEFEEASLSFPGISAPITRPRHITVNYIDYDNNAQELKAEGFLSSVLQHEIDYLSGKVFLDYLTPLKRSFLLKKMEKFKKHPHHHHVHDEHCNH, from the coding sequence ATGTCAATTTTACCTATTGTTATTGCCCCAAATAATATTTTTAAAACTAAAGCTAACTTAATAGCTAACGTAAATAAGGAAATACAAAGATTTTTAGACGATATGCTTGAAACTATGTATTTTAACCATGCTGTTGGGCTTGGAGCTAATATGGTTGGCGCAATTCATCAATGTGTAGTGGTAGATCTAATGCAAAATGGGCAAAAAAATCCTCTTATTATGGTAAATCCAGTAGTACATATAACATCTGAAGAGAAGCAAGAATTTGAAGAAGCATCGTTATCTTTTCCAGGTATTTCAGCTCCTATTACAAGGCCACGTCATATTACTGTTAATTATATTGATTATGATAATAATGCTCAAGAATTAAAGGCTGAAGGTTTCTTATCTAGTGTATTACAGCATGAAATAGATTATCTTAGTGGCAAAGTTTTTTTAGATTATCTAACTCCTCTAAAACGTTCTTTTTTATTAAAGAAAATGGAAAAATTTAAAAAGCACCCACATCATCATCATGTACATGATGAACATTGCAACCATTAA
- the purD gene encoding Phosphoribosylamine--glycine ligase, with product MKLLVIGSGGREHAICFALLKSSITTKIYAAPGNAGIAEIAQIAPIDYNNHRDIAGFCLEKQIDLVIVGPEAPLVDGLIDYLENYGIKAFGPSKNAAILEASKSFTKNLCKKYNIPTAEYGCFDNHNDAKTYLDSIKFPIVIKADGLAAGKGVIIAENKNEATSAIDDMFAGKFGEAGNHVVIEEFLEGKEISFFVICDGTDAIFLGAAEDYKRAFDNNKGLNTGGMGSFSPSRLLNDLLKTQIMDQIINPTMHAMKVEGRPFKGILFAGLMLTNEGPKLLEYNVRFGDPETESILLCLKTDLLELLLASNSGDLSSIKVEHYNHHAVCVIMAADGYPGEYQKDTIISGLSEVSKLPNIAVFHAGTKKDYKHNIVANGGRVLAITAIGNSLTEARERAYDAVHKITWSEGFYRTDIAL from the coding sequence ATGAAATTATTAGTCATAGGATCTGGCGGACGTGAACATGCCATTTGTTTTGCTTTATTAAAATCTTCTATTACAACAAAAATATATGCAGCGCCTGGCAATGCAGGTATTGCAGAAATAGCTCAAATTGCTCCTATCGATTATAATAATCATCGTGATATAGCTGGGTTTTGCTTAGAAAAACAAATTGATTTAGTGATAGTAGGCCCAGAAGCTCCTTTAGTCGATGGCTTAATAGATTATTTAGAAAATTATGGTATTAAAGCATTTGGACCATCAAAGAATGCTGCAATCTTAGAAGCTTCAAAGAGTTTTACTAAAAATTTATGTAAGAAATATAATATTCCCACTGCAGAATATGGATGTTTTGATAATCATAATGATGCCAAAACATATTTAGATTCTATAAAATTTCCTATTGTAATTAAAGCAGATGGCCTTGCTGCAGGAAAAGGAGTTATAATAGCCGAAAATAAGAACGAAGCTACTTCTGCCATAGATGATATGTTTGCAGGAAAATTTGGAGAAGCAGGAAATCATGTTGTAATTGAAGAATTTTTAGAAGGAAAAGAAATAAGCTTTTTTGTTATTTGCGATGGTACTGATGCAATATTTTTAGGTGCAGCAGAAGATTATAAACGGGCATTTGATAATAACAAAGGCTTAAATACTGGTGGTATGGGCAGTTTTTCTCCTTCAAGGTTATTAAATGATTTGTTAAAAACACAAATTATGGATCAAATTATCAACCCAACCATGCATGCTATGAAGGTAGAAGGCAGGCCATTTAAAGGTATATTATTTGCTGGATTAATGCTTACAAATGAAGGACCTAAATTGCTTGAATATAATGTACGCTTTGGTGATCCTGAAACTGAATCTATTTTATTATGTTTAAAAACTGATTTATTAGAGCTATTGTTGGCTAGCAATAGTGGTGATTTAAGTAGTATTAAAGTAGAACATTATAATCATCATGCTGTATGTGTTATTATGGCAGCGGATGGCTATCCAGGAGAATATCAAAAAGACACTATAATTAGTGGTTTATCAGAGGTATCTAAATTGCCAAATATAGCTGTCTTTCATGCAGGAACTAAAAAAGATTATAAGCACAATATTGTAGCAAATGGGGGGAGAGTGCTTGCTATTACAGCAATTGGTAATTCTCTTACAGAAGCAAGAGAGCGAGCTTATGATGCTGTGCACAAAATCACTTGGTCAGAAGGATTTTACCGTACTGATATTGCGCTGTAG
- the xseA gene encoding Exodeoxyribonuclease 7 large subunit → MLHHNQPIYSVSEISARIKRTIDDGFSYIRVRGEISGLKLSPSGHIYFSLKDDKAVLASVCWKNVYNNLSVLPEDGLEVICIGAITTYPGQSKYQLVVTQIEVAGTGALMALFLKRKEQLEKEGLFDTNKKKVLPKYPEIIGVVTSPTGAVIKDILHRLQERFPIRVILWPVLVQGVQAAEQIAGAINGFNNFTDNRPDVLIVARGGGSIEDLWAFNEEIVVRAASSSQIPLISAVGHETDVTLIDYASSLRAPTPTAAAEIAVPVKAELLLTLDEKARYLYYTIIRFISHERKSLEILAKSIPNYAWILTNMYQTLDDLSTKLIASLPRIMEIKNMSLNNSISRLRNPKDIIINAYNNLLFKSDMLKQCIVTTMQNKQHKLNMLVSVFKPKLIQGEIEQKKLLFLSIATQLIGYNHKNILKRGFAIIRNEEGNIIKSVRDLEKEKSISIELEDGKYQISK, encoded by the coding sequence ATGTTACATCATAATCAGCCCATTTATAGTGTAAGTGAAATTTCAGCTAGGATTAAACGTACTATTGATGATGGATTTTCTTATATAAGAGTGCGCGGCGAGATTTCTGGCCTCAAACTTTCTCCATCTGGCCATATTTATTTTTCATTAAAAGATGATAAAGCGGTCCTTGCTTCTGTATGCTGGAAAAATGTTTATAATAATTTGAGCGTACTACCTGAAGACGGATTAGAAGTTATCTGTATAGGAGCAATTACAACCTATCCAGGCCAGTCAAAATATCAGCTAGTAGTCACTCAAATTGAAGTAGCTGGTACTGGTGCTTTAATGGCCCTATTTTTAAAACGTAAAGAACAACTCGAAAAAGAAGGCCTATTTGATACCAATAAAAAAAAGGTACTTCCTAAATATCCCGAAATTATCGGAGTAGTCACTTCACCAACCGGAGCGGTCATTAAAGATATTTTACATAGATTACAGGAAAGATTTCCTATAAGGGTAATATTATGGCCAGTACTAGTACAAGGAGTGCAGGCCGCCGAACAAATTGCTGGTGCTATTAATGGTTTTAATAATTTTACAGATAATAGACCTGATGTATTAATAGTAGCACGAGGCGGTGGATCTATAGAAGATTTATGGGCTTTTAATGAAGAAATAGTGGTACGAGCTGCATCTTCATCGCAAATTCCATTAATTTCAGCTGTAGGTCATGAAACAGATGTAACTTTAATTGACTATGCAAGCTCCTTAAGAGCTCCAACGCCTACTGCTGCAGCTGAAATTGCAGTACCTGTGAAAGCAGAACTGTTACTTACTTTAGATGAAAAAGCAAGATATTTATATTATACCATTATACGTTTTATTAGCCATGAACGAAAATCTTTAGAAATACTTGCAAAATCTATACCTAATTACGCATGGATTCTGACTAATATGTATCAAACTTTGGACGATTTGTCGACCAAACTTATAGCATCCTTACCAAGAATTATGGAAATAAAAAATATGTCTTTAAATAATTCTATCTCACGACTACGTAATCCCAAAGATATAATTATTAATGCATATAATAATTTATTGTTTAAATCGGATATGTTAAAGCAATGTATAGTAACTACTATGCAAAATAAACAACATAAATTAAATATGCTAGTATCAGTATTTAAGCCTAAATTGATTCAAGGAGAAATAGAGCAAAAAAAATTACTGTTTTTAAGTATAGCAACTCAACTTATTGGCTATAATCATAAAAATATCTTAAAGCGTGGATTTGCAATAATTAGAAACGAAGAAGGTAATATTATTAAATCTGTTAGAGATTTAGAAAAAGAAAAATCTATCTCTATAGAACTAGAGGATGGTAAATATCAGATATCAAAATAA